AGTCTTACAGATAGCAGGAAAGAAGGAAATAAataagggggaaggggaacttACACAACGGGAACACGAACACAACATAGTTTGGGTAATCACTGCGGGGTTGGCACAGGATGTACAAACGCCAACGGGAAGTTCTACAGAGAACAAATCTTCGggttttattgttgtttctgCTTTTTGACCCCAGGTATCAGATGGTGGCTTTGTGCCGCAGAACTGTCAAACCAAGCGCACAACTTTCTTTACGCATCATCAGCATTACTGTACCGGTCAAAGTTCAAGGAAACATATCAATTGTTGTAAGTTGTAAGCTTAAATTCCTCCCAAGGAATACttttaaaacatgacaattttgtaactattaaaaaaataaaaacaattaattaTCTTTTCGATTCAAACAGAGGGCATATTTTCGTCCCCCTCAATCAAATGCTTTTATTTGATTGTACAGCGTATTACGCATCTCTTACGGCTCTGGGAGCGTGTAATAATCCCACCAGTGCCAGTAGTACCAGTAGTGTAAGCATAGCGTTACTGTACCACAGTCGAGCAGCGATCCTCCAGAACCTCCACGGTGAGCGCCACCTTCCCCTTCAGAACCCGTCTCTCGAAGTCCACATGGTAGCTGAGGTTCAGATGCTTGGTGGTGCACTTGGAGGAAGACGCAAAGGAGCAGGGGTCTTGAACCGAAGCCATTGTCAATTCAGTGAGAGGGAGCAGAAAGCAAGGCTCAGGCTCAAATGCCGGGGTTTTAAACTACAACCGAGGGACCGCACATTTTGATGATGACGAGTCGCGGTGCATTGTGGGATATGTAGTCGCCTCGGGCGCAACCGCGAGATTTCGGCTTGTGACCAAATTAACCACTTTaccgttttatttttaaatatttttttaacagaGTTTTACTTAAATGACAATAAAGACTAGAACGAGAATACAATTAATATGTATTAAGCAAGCACCGTTTGTTGACATAGTTCGGGTACATATCgacagggggcgccagagggcGTCGTTGGTATCAGCTGGAAACACctgacacacacgaacacacacatgttgtgaACACGGTGCGATGAAGACCCTGACCTCTGATTCGTGATGGATCCGTCCCACGGACCCGCATCTCATCACAATGAGACGGGGAACGCAGTGGAAAGAACGGATTCCCGCTCAACGTGGGCCCAGTTTCTGTCCTGGTTGGAATGCGTGTGCGTGGTTACCTTCGACCTCGAGCTCGGACAAGCCATAGAGGTAACAGAGGTTAGCTTGTAGCATCCTCCACCGGCAATAAGAGGTGCAGAGGTTAGCGTGTAGCATCCTCCACTGGCCATAGATGTGCAGAGGTTAGCGTGTAGCATCCTGCACTGGGCAAAGAAGTGTGCAGCGGTTAGCTTGTAGCATCCTCCAGTGGCAAATAGAGGTGCAGTAGCTAACTGGTAGAATCCTACAATGTCCTTAAATACACAGTAGTTAACTAGTAGCATCCTTCACTGGCCATAGTGGTACACTAGCTATCTGGTAGCATCCTCCACTGGCCGTATCGTCAAAGTAGTCGGGTCCTAGCATCCTCCACTACCCATAGAGAAACAGTGGTTAGCTTTTCGCATAGCTAGGTTGTAGCATCCTCTACTGACAGGTGCTGATGATAGCGAGGATGCTGATGATTGAagaaaaaagtgtttttcatagaATACCGTTATCTTGTTGAACATTCTCTTGGATTAAGTGTCATCATGTACTTGAAAAGCTATACAGTCCAAACCCATTTTGTTATAGTTTACATTAATGAAGTGTTTTGATTATCTTTGGTTCCCCAGTTGGTGTATCCCCATGATGCTAAACTCACAGAGAAGGAGGTAACTCTTAGTTTTACCTCGATTCATCAACATTGATTATGTTTTGTCCGAAATCCTCATTGTTTTGAATGCTATTTAGGTATTTAAAAGCAAACAGACCTAAGTGTTGTATCGTATATCCACATTGTTTACAGAAAACCAGCATCTGTTACTTATCCTTCCCCGACTCTTACTCAGGTAAATAGATATTTACTCCCACGGCAAGCACAGAGCCATGTcatacacaacagcaggtgacGCAGACAGTTAATCTGACCGTGTGCGTAATATATCTTTTCCCAGGATGCCTTGGGGATACACAGTTTAGCTTCAGGTTTCGCCAGTCCATCGGACGCATCAGCCCCGACTTTGGGGAAGATGCGTACGACCGGGACGCCCCCGTCACGCTTCAGGTGAGGCCAGCCTGGTTTGTGCACGCTAACATTTACTCTTACTGTGGATACtaatccaaagcgacctacaataagtacatttgtcagaagaaagagagacgatatatcgctgtcggtacagtaaggatgttcatagaaccaagtgccaagcactaacaatcactagttgaacccattccccgtatacaacaaagatggctaggataagatgctacacaacgctaagtactatttatttaagtgccaggacgtacaacgaaCCAGAACCAGTACCAGAACATACAACTTAAGCCCTTGACCTGTCTGGTGCCTTCAACTGATTTCACTGGACTGGTAAACACCTCAGTCATGGGTGACGTTAAAATGGCATCCGTTGAAAAGAAGGAATTCCATTTGACGGAGTATGTTTGTCCTTctcttgtttttctgtctgtcggtctgcccATACCAGCGTGACCTGGGCCATTTCTATGGTTACGTGTATTTCAGACAAGTGAAGGACGTCTCCGTCAAACGAGGGTACTTTCAGAAGGTGAGACGGCCCCCTGGGATCTCTCCCTCACAGCACTAAACCACGTTCAACACCTGTGCATTCCTCAGCATCCATCTCCATGCCTTAATATAaccatattctctctctctctctctctctgtctctgtctctgtctctgtctctctctctctctctctctctctctctctctctctctctctctctctgtctctgtctctgtctctgtctctgtctctgtctctgtctctatcctctctctgtctctatcctctctctgtctcgtgcACTAGTCTCTGGTTCTGGTGTCCAGGCTGCCCTACGTCCACCTCTTCCACACCCTGCTGCAGATCATCGCCCCCGAGTACTTTGAGAAGCTGGAGCCCTGTCTGGAAGCCGGTGAGTGAGATTGCCCCCGGACGACAGCATTCCACCGGAAACAACTCTCAAATACCGTCATGGTTCTGATGTGGTCTGTGTGTTAAAAGTGACCCTGTTCTGTCTGCCGCACAGTGTGCAACGAAATAGACCAATGGCCTTCGCCGGTGCCAGGCTTGACCCTTAACCTCCCCGTGATGGGCACGGTTTTACAGGTAGGCACAACACCTCAAAGCAAGCATTGGTGTCCCCTTTGATGTGTCATTTATTCAGCCAGTAAATCGTCCTCTGGTTCTGCAGGTTCGGATCCCATCCAAGACGGACAAGCCAGGGGGGAGCCCGGCCAAACATGCCCCGAAAGAGGTACGAGCCTGTGTTGTTCTGTTGGACCTGATGGCGTTTGACTACAGATATTTATACTGACTAGATATCACCTGAGCTGTGCTGTTCAGTGGCATGCATGCGTCAATGCCGCCGCCATCTTGCCGCGGGGTAAACCTCATCGACGGTCGTTGATTCAGTCAGGTGGGTGGTTGCCCCGTGGCAAGATGGCGGTTTTGTTTATGCATGCTTAGAAGCCGCAATGCAATATCTAGTCAGTATATATCTATGGTATTTGACAGCAAGTCGCAGTAAACTGCGGTATAACATAGTGACCGTAAACAAGCCGTTTTCCTTTTTGCCTCAGCATCTTCTCCCGGCGCCGACCCTGCTGCCCACAATTCATGAGTTGGATCTGTtcaagtgagtgagagaaacgATTCATGGTTTAACAAGCATCTGTTTGGATGAAACGGCTTCGATCTAGAAATATTTCATAAAAAGATATGATCGCTTATCCTTTGTGTTGCCATGTATTCTGCTTCAATAAACAATCGTTTAATCTCAAAAACATGGAGTCGATACACAGGGCTTTAGATCAGATCTCGCTATGATGTGATTCTTCCAGACTGTCCTACTGTGATAGGTGTCATAGGTCAGAATATAATCAAGTGACCTCTCTCTCAGGTGTTTCCAGTCAGCCCTGATCCACCTGCAGGTTCTCTGGGAGCTCACGTTGCTAGGGGAACCCCTGGTCGTCATGGCGCCGTCTCCGACGATGTCGTCCGAAATCGTGCTGGCCCTCGTTAGGTAACCTAATTCACCATATAATAGAATCTATCATAtacttatataatatatactctCCTGTGCCTGACCTTTCCCCTTTTTAAAGGGCACACATAATAacaacaggtgtgagtgtgattagccattacaagctgttttgaaaatctgcctcctctgacatcacaaatgggcgtgtccacctaccagcctacccagcggactgtagcaaacattgCTCGTCTATCCGTCATGcatccaggtggacacgcccacttgtgatgtcagaagaggctgattttccaaacggcttgtaacggctaaccccacccccacccggtggtatgatatgtcacCATTTAAGGTTTGAGAAGCGCTCTGAACCAGCCTCTCTGCCCCTGTAGCTCCATCGCGCCGCTGAAGTACTGCAGTGACTACAGGCCCTACTTCACCATCCacgacagcgagttcagggagTACACCACCAGGACCCAGGCCCCGTGAGTAGGACGCACGAtcctgtgttggtgtgggtctcAGTGTGGTTCTTTTACCACTCATATTTGCGTTGTTAAAGCGAAATGGGTGGTgcaatgtatttatgtattatcttttctctccgtctgtatgtctgtctgtctgtctgtctgtctgtctgtcgttctctgtctgtttccgtttttctctccctctgtgtgcgtctctttgcttctctttgtgtgtctctctctttccatctgtgtctgtttgtgtctgtcttccttcttctctgtgTCCTTATTTCCTTCTCTTGGTGTGTCTCTCGTccgcccctctgtctgtccgtctgcctgcctCGCTCGCCCTCAGTCCCAACGTCATCCTGGGCGTCACCAATCCGTTCTTCATCAAGACCTTCCAGAGCTGGCCCCACATCGTGCGTCTGGGGGACCCCAGGATGGCGGGGGACCTGCCCAAGCAGGTCAAGGTGAAGAAGCTGGCCAAACTCAAAACCCTGGACACAAAGCCAGGTAGGGTCTGGGCAACACTTTTGCTAATGTACAAATGTGCTAATCCTAGATGCTTATCCCACAACACGAATCCATACCGTGGAAGTGGTTAAGGTCTTTAAACAAGACATCCAGGCGAATAATCTCCTCTGCAATGTGACCCTCTGTAGGTATCTACACAGCATACAAAACCTTTCTGCAGAAGGACAAGATCCTCATCAAGAGACTACTTAAGGTAGACGCTGGTTCATCCCTCTGGCCAcgcccactctacctcctgactCTGCCTCCTGACCCTTCCCCCTGACTCCACCTCCTGACCCCTGACTCCACCCCTGACTCCACCCCTGACTCCACCCCTGACTCCACCCCTTGACTCCGCCCCTGACTCAGCCTCCTTGCTCCACCTCCTGACCCCGCCTTCTGACTCCGACTCAACCTACTGATTACGACTCCACCTCCTGACCCCGCCTCCTGACTCCGCCTCCTGACCCCACCTCCCTGACTCCGCCTCTGTCCACTGCGTCTACAGGGCATCCAGAGGAAGAGGCCGTCGGAAGTGCAGAGCGCCATCTTGAGGAGACACCTGCTGGAGCTCACGCAGAGCTTCATCATCCCCTTGGTAagaccctccctcctcttcctcaccgtgTCCCCCGGCcctgggagacggggggggtcTGACCGCCTGTGTTCTGCCTTTATTGATCGTCTTTCTATTGTATGTtggctttagctttctgctaaatttTAAACACATTGAACTTTCTTTTAAACTTTTCCTTTTCTGTTCTTTTAATTATCTATTTTCTTTTATAACTTATCTTTAGTGTATGTTTGGTTTAGCTTTCTGCTCAATCTCAAACACATTGGACTTTCTTTTaaacttttccttttacttatcaatttttttttcattatctcATGTCATTGTATGACTTATGTTTCAATGTGAATCACCTGCCTCGTGTGCTAAAAGTACTTTATAAAGAAAGTTGCCTTGTCCTCCGTCCCCCAGGAGCGGTACATGGCCAGCCTGATGCCCCTGCAGCGTTCCGTCACCCCCTGGAAGGTGGGtcgctcggggggggggggggcggggtcgtcCCACTCTGCTGTGTAGATAAGGGGGAGGCaggtggctcaggaggtagagcgaggTTGGCTGGtagccggaaggttgctagttcgatccccggctcctcctagtgtctAGGTTTcccccctgagcaagacacctcaccctgactgctcccgatgagctggctgtcaccctaCCTTTGTAAGTTATGTCAACAATGAGCACAACAATGCCGCAGCTTTTGACTCCGTAGACCATGAAACACTTTTAAAGAGACTAAGGGACTGGGTTGGCTTATCCGGCACTGCCTTAGGTTGGTTTTCGTCATACTTATCAAACCGGATGTGCTGTGTCTCCATTAAGAAACACACCTCATCAATATCCAATATTAGGTATGGAGTACCTCAAGGGTCAATACTTGGACCTATTCTTTTCTCAattgatatgcttccactaggTGAGGTCATCAGGAGACATGGCAtttatttgcatttttatgctaatGATTCTCAGTTGTATTTACCCATCAAGCCCAACGACCCATATATGCTATATGCTAAGTGCACTTCATGAATGCCTAAATGACATTAAAAGCTGGATGGCACAACATTTTCCCCAGCTTAATtacaaaaaaactgaaatccTGGTCATTGCCCCCAGCAAATATCCGAAGAAATACTGCCATCTACTGGTGACCTGTCAAAACTTATCAAACCTGTTGCAAGAAGCCTTGAAGCCCTGTTTGACCGTAATTTATGTTTTGAGCAACACATCACCAAGATCGTACAATCTTGTTTTTACCAACTCCGCAATATTTCTAAAATTAGATCAAAATTAAATCTCAGTGATGTAGAAACGTTGCTACAGACTGCTGCCAGGCTTTTAACAAGATCTAGAAAATATGACCATATCACCTGTTCTAGCGTCTCTACATTGGCTTCCCGTTTGTTTTAAGGATtgattttaagattttattGATTACTTTTAAGGCATTGTACTTTTATTTGTTCAGCACTTTCTTgtaactgttttgaaaagtgctatataaataaagtttattcatatttaatatCCTTCCGTGAAATACAAACCTGTTTCAGAAGGCTTTGGATGTTATTAACAAACATGTACAGTACAGACAAAACTCTAGGGATATTTAAAAGGAACCCATCTTGAGCTCTGGGTGCTAAGCTGTTGATGGGTAACAATGAAGGAATGGGGTAAGGTCTATGTATCAGTTGCCT
The nucleotide sequence above comes from Gadus chalcogrammus isolate NIFS_2021 chromosome 4, NIFS_Gcha_1.0, whole genome shotgun sequence. Encoded proteins:
- the dennd6b gene encoding protein DENND6B — its product is MDPSHGPASHHNETGNAVERTDSRSTWAQFLSWLECVCVVTFDLELGQAIELVYPHDAKLTEKEKTSICYLSFPDSYSGCLGDTQFSFRFRQSIGRISPDFGEDAYDRDAPVTLQRDLGHFYGYVYFRQVKDVSVKRGYFQKSLVLVSRLPYVHLFHTLLQIIAPEYFEKLEPCLEAVCNEIDQWPSPVPGLTLNLPVMGTVLQVRIPSKTDKPGGSPAKHAPKEHLLPAPTLLPTIHELDLFKCFQSALIHLQVLWELTLLGEPLVVMAPSPTMSSEIVLALVSSIAPLKYCSDYRPYFTIHDSEFREYTTRTQAPPNVILGVTNPFFIKTFQSWPHIVRLGDPRMAGDLPKQVKVKKLAKLKTLDTKPGIYTAYKTFLQKDKILIKRLLKGIQRKRPSEVQSAILRRHLLELTQSFIIPLERYMASLMPLQRSVTPWKTPPQIRPFSQEEFMATLEHAGPHLTSMLKGDWMGLYRRFFRSPNFDGWYRLRRREMTQKLESLHLEAVCDADLVGWTKDKSEVEVVDLVLKLREKLTKAHRQQLSVREGAVDQLEGCVQTIAAALPEDLQNVLHRHRP